The Mycosarcoma maydis chromosome 12, whole genome shotgun sequence nucleotide sequence CTAGCGAAGCAATGTATTTAGTCTAGCCTTTACATTCCGAGTTTggccaatcgtgaatcacgaatggcttcGCCCCCGGAGACTTTTTGGCGTGTGGAGAAGACAtcttcgagatcgagcgGTCAGACTTATGTCAGCAGGGAGAAAGAAAGACAGAATCTGACATTTTGAATTCCTGGAAAGAACGTGGGACCCGTAGGAACAAGTcaccagtcgtgagtagcGTCCGCGAGATTCCGATTTGGAATTCACGTTTGTCGCGCGCCAAGCGCTAAACTCAAGATCCTAGTGCTTTGAAGTCACTTCAGGTCAAATTTGGAGTGGTTTACAGCGATTTGTAATCACGCGGCCAAGGGACGAGCAAGACTTGCCGGTATTTCGTGCGAGCGGAACAAATCAGTCGGGAGTGATTTCTGGAAGAGCGACAGACAAGTTGGCCACTCCGCCATCGCAATTGTAACAAGCTGTgtttgctcgtcgtcgcggTCAACATTTCACACCATCACCTTCTGATCTCCTTACCTATACACAACTGCAAAGATGGTTCTCGTACGTACTAGCGCTCGCAATAGCATCTGCCGCGTTTGACATCGCATTCCATGGCTTTTTGTTGCTGCGTCATCTGGGCCAAATATTGGGCGTTGTCGTCTTGACGGCTTACTGACCCTCCGCTCTTTTGCTTCATTCCTACATTCGAATCTGCTGTAAACACGCTCAACCACTGCATTGACCCGACTTATCACACTGCATCACATTTGAACCAACCAACGCTTGTTACTGCTGGCATTTGTGAACACAACCATCTGcggcgtcgctgctgctttgctctgccGACGCAAAACAGGCACTTTCTGGTATCAGCCTTGCCAAGTACGTCCAGTCGTCGCCGGCTCTCATGCGCATCCTTAAGCCGGTCGCCAACGCCTACGCCAACGCAACCGGACACCGACAGATGGGTCTCCGTTATGACGACCTGCTCATCGAGGAGTCGGACCGCGTCCAGAAGGCGCTCTCGCGTCTTCCCGAGAAGGAGGCCTACGACCGTGCTTTCCGTCTGCGACAGGCTTCTCATCTCTCGGTGATTCACCGTGAGCTGCCCAAGGAGCAATGGCTTCCTGCTAGCGAGGTAAGTCTGCATATTGGAAGAGAAAACCGGGTGAAGCGGGTGTTGAAGAACGAGGCGACAAATGTTGTCGTGCAATAATGTGTACACAGCTGCAGTTCAGGCTGCTTGTCAACAGAACTGACCCGAGTGCATGGATAACCCGGGACACGATGTCTCTTTTGATTGCTTGCTAATTCGATGGacctctttctctctttACTGGAACAGGACAAGCGATACCTCACCCCTTACGTTCAGGAAGTCGCCAACGAGGAGTCGGAACGTGCCGCATGGGACACCGTCTCGGTCAAGAAGGGTCACTAAACTTCCCATTGCACTCCTCTATTCCAACTGGCTCTCGGTATGAACGCATCTATCAATACATGGAAATGCGACGAGAACTTGCTCTCATTTCGTGTGGAAGCATAGTCTCGCGAATCGTTTTGTGCATTGTATCTATCAGTGTTGTTGTACAAGAAGACGGGAAGCAGTCTGCTTGCTATCTCGCGTTGCATGCGAGCTTGTAGATCTGCGAATCATTACCGTGAATAGCGCAGCGTAGGTCGGTCGCCTTTTCCAGCCAGGGCTGCTCATTTGTGCCACAATGCTTGCCGTTGTCACACGTCTTCTGCCAACCCACACTCGACATGGTTCAGGGAGTAAGTTCGCATTTGAGATGTCCAGACCTTAGCTTTGCAACGCCTGCGCCACCAACTACACCACCTTCTTGGACACAGGAGCGTCCTTGAAGATACCAATGATGAGTGCCCAACCGAAAACGATCTGCACGACGGCGATACAAAACAAGAACTGGATCCTTCTTGACCTCTGTGCGTGCGTAATTGTCTGGCTGCTGGGCGAGCTCGGATCGGGGAGCACAACATACCTGAGACTCctgagcaagaagaacgcGTTGGCTGCAAAGCAGTACAAAAACACGCTCCAGTACACCAGCCCCCTCACCTTTAACAAGCCAACCAACAAGGTGATGAGCGTACCGACGAATTTGTAGCCAGAGTACGCAAGCAGATCCATCATGGTGTGATCGCCTTGGATGTTGAGGATGTAGGTTCCAAATTTGATCGCTGCCAGttcgacgaggatgatggcgagcgcGCGCGATGCACGTAGGCCAAGCACTTCGGGGTGGAAGCGCGATTCGAGACCCAGGATGACTGATGTGACGATGATGTACGTGACAAAGGCCATGGTGGGGATGTAAAGATCGGGCGAATTGACATCGTCTCGTGGTGGTAGGAATCCTTCTGCGCCAGAAGAAGCGGTCTTAATACCGGATGGCGTTTCCGCATAAGCTGACCCTACTCCACCAACAGCGGCTGAATGGCGATGTGCACGAGACCAAGGTTTGTGTCGCCATGGGAACAGTACAATACGCAATTTGTGCAGAACGTACGAGTTGGAGACGTTGAAGTAGTGCTTGAGAACAGGCATGGGGAGAAGAGCGTTAAAGTTTTTCTGAACATATTCGCCTCCCACGGCAGCCATGTGTTGTCCGAACTGAACACCCATCTGTGCGGTAGCATCGTTCATGATCGGAACTCCGCCTGCGCCGGAAAATCCACCAAACCCTCCCCAaccctgctgctgcccagCTACATTGCCGCCTGCAGCGCTGGTAAAGTAATTCTGAGTAGGTGCAGCACCAGGCTGGCcgtacgacgacgaagaagcagcagcataCGGTTGCGTAGGAGGCGACTGAATGGGCGGAGATGCGAATCGCTGGTACCCGCCACCTGCGGACGCCTGCAAATTGGCCGCAGGTCCTCCTCGACGATTTGCGGCCGAGA carries:
- a CDS encoding putative ubiquinol--cytochrome-c reductase, whose translation is MVLALSGISLAKYVQSSPALMRILKPVANAYANATGHRQMGLRYDDLLIEESDRVQKALSRLPEKEAYDRAFRLRQASHLSVIHRELPKEQWLPASEDKRYLTPYVQEVANEESERAAWDTVSVKKGH
- a CDS encoding protein transporter YIF1 (related to YIF1 - protein required for the fusion of COPII transport vesicles with the Golgi), with the translated sequence MYQPQGDYPSRSPPPLQHPIPTHPPFKVPDPPISPNPVPQASVTDPHVSAANRRGGPAANLQASAGGGYQRFASPPIQSPPTQPYAAASSSSYGQPGAAPTQNYFTSAAGGNVAGQQQGWGGFGGFSGAGGVPIMNDATAQMGVQFGQHMAAVGGEYVQKNFNALLPMPVLKHYFNVSNSYVLHKLRIVLFPWRHKPWSRAHRHSAAVGGVGSAYAETPSGIKTASSGAEGFLPPRDDVNSPDLYIPTMAFVTYIIVTSVILGLESRFHPEVLGLRASRALAIILVELAAIKFGTYILNIQGDHTMMDLLAYSGYKFVGTLITLLVGLLKVRGLVYWSVFLYCFAANAFFLLRSLRYVVLPDPSSPSSQTITHAQRSRRIQFLFCIAVVQIVFGWALIIGIFKDAPVSKKVV